One Eretmochelys imbricata isolate rEreImb1 chromosome 22, rEreImb1.hap1, whole genome shotgun sequence DNA window includes the following coding sequences:
- the JAM3 gene encoding junctional adhesion molecule C: MALGRRARLLLLLPVLGYRILAVELTSSNTKPVVQEFQRVELSCIIKSTTTSNPRIEWKKIRNGDTSYVFFDNKMQGDFVTRAEILSRTSLVIKNTTRMDTATYRCEVAAPDDANIVDEINIRLTVQVKPVTPKCRVPKAVPVGKTATLHCHENEGYPESTYSWYHNSEPLPTDSKSNPKFRNSSFVLNPGTGTLVFAAVRKGDTGRYYCIATNDAGSAKCEEQEMEIYDLNIGGIVGGVLVVVVVLVLITLGICCAYRRGYFVNTKQTGKSYKTPAKPDGVNYIQTEDEGDFRHKSSFVI; encoded by the exons gcTATCGAATCTTAGCCGTGGAGCTGACATCTAGCAACACCAAGCCCGTGGTGCAGGAATTCCAGC GTGTGGAGCTGTCCTGCATCATTAAATCCACCACAACATCCAATCCCAGGATCGAGTGGAAGAAAATCAGAAACGGTGACACCTCCTACGTGTTTTTTGACAATAAAATGCAAG GAGACTTCGTAACTCGTGCAGAAATTCTTAGCCGGACATCGCTGGTGATCAAAAACACCACCCGCATGGATACTGCCACCTACCGCTGTGAAGTGGCAGCACCTGACGATGCGAACATAGTAGATGAGATAAACATCCGGCTTACAGTGCAAG TGAAGCCAGTCACTCCCAAGTGCAGAGTCCCTAAAGCTGTTCCGGTGGGCAAAACAGCGACCCTTCACTGCCACGAGAACGAAGGCTACCCAGAGTCCACCTACAGCTGGTACCACAACAGTGAACCCTTACCGACCGACTCCAAATCTAACCCCAAATTCCGTAATTCCTCCTTCGTCTTGAACCCTGGAACGGGCACTTTG GTCTTCGCTGCCGTGCGCAAGGGTGACACTGGCCGTTACTACTGCATAGCAACAAACGACGCCGGCTCCGCCAAGTGTGAGGAGCAGGAGATGGAAATCT ATGATCTTAATATTGGTGGGATTGTTGGTGGAGTCCTAGTGGTCGTGGTGGTTCTGGTGCTGATAACGCTTGGTATCTGTTGTGCCTACAGAAGGGGTTACTTTGTGAACACCAAACAGACTGGGAAAAG CTACAAGACTCCAGCAAAACCAGATGGTGTTAACTATATCCAGACAGAGGACGAG GGTGACTTCAGACACAAATCGTCATTTGTTATCTGA